From Synoicihabitans lomoniglobus, the proteins below share one genomic window:
- a CDS encoding LacI family DNA-binding transcriptional regulator has protein sequence MSAVNGKKATPRPGATKAAGQPAARKRKRDRPTMADIAARIGVHPTTVSLALRSHPSIPLATRKRVLAASAEIGYVRNPLLDAFNFHRLNKRATKDGTTIAFVVDANTSPYFFGQAFHPLVYAGARAAAEAHHHSIEVFQVGEQDLSPKRLNTIIHSRGITGVLLSTFTLQTQALELDLNELAAVKIESHHLCPHIDVVTNDQCQAARLAVRRLRALGYRRIGLATARDDESRLDDNFATGVIVEQAEMPESECVPPLHFERTSLPEIGAKVEAWVKANAVDVLITNWKEFLGEPHNAQEGSWTIPCTSLRVGEDIAFASLDVPVNRPDVAGIVQNHRLVGMRAMEQLSVLVRTFHRGPPEAPSATYVPGFWKDGTTIKTKVRSSHHPFALTA, from the coding sequence ATGTCCGCAGTGAATGGCAAGAAGGCAACTCCGCGCCCGGGGGCAACTAAGGCCGCCGGCCAACCCGCCGCGCGCAAGCGGAAGCGCGACCGTCCGACGATGGCCGACATCGCCGCCCGCATCGGCGTGCACCCCACCACCGTCTCGCTCGCCCTGCGCTCGCACCCCAGTATCCCGCTGGCCACGCGCAAACGCGTTTTGGCCGCCAGCGCCGAGATCGGCTATGTGCGCAACCCCCTCCTGGATGCGTTTAATTTCCACCGCCTCAACAAACGCGCCACCAAGGACGGCACCACCATCGCATTCGTGGTCGATGCCAACACCTCCCCCTACTTTTTCGGCCAGGCCTTTCACCCGCTGGTCTACGCCGGAGCCCGCGCCGCCGCCGAGGCGCACCATCACTCGATCGAAGTGTTTCAGGTCGGCGAGCAGGACCTCTCCCCCAAACGGCTGAACACCATCATCCATTCCCGCGGCATCACCGGCGTGCTGCTGTCGACGTTTACCCTGCAAACCCAGGCGCTCGAACTCGACCTGAACGAACTCGCCGCCGTCAAAATCGAATCCCACCACCTCTGCCCGCACATTGACGTCGTCACCAATGATCAATGTCAGGCGGCCCGCCTCGCCGTGCGTCGACTGCGCGCTCTGGGTTACCGCCGCATCGGTCTCGCCACGGCCCGCGACGACGAATCGCGGCTCGACGACAATTTCGCCACCGGCGTGATCGTCGAACAGGCCGAGATGCCGGAGAGCGAGTGCGTGCCGCCGTTGCATTTCGAACGCACGTCCCTCCCTGAAATCGGCGCCAAGGTAGAGGCGTGGGTCAAGGCCAACGCCGTGGACGTCCTGATCACCAACTGGAAGGAGTTTCTGGGCGAACCGCACAACGCCCAGGAGGGCTCGTGGACCATTCCTTGCACCAGTTTGCGGGTCGGCGAGGACATCGCGTTCGCTTCGCTCGATGTTCCCGTAAACCGCCCGGATGTCGCGGGCATTGTCCAGAATCACCGTCTTGTGGGCATGCGGGCCATGGAGCAACTTTCCGTGCTGGTGCGCACCTTTCATCGCGGACCGCCCGAGGCCCCGTCGGCCACCTATGTCCCCGGCTTTTGGAAGGATGGGACCACCATTAAAACCAAGGTCCGCAGCTCCCACCATCCTTTCGCCCTGACCGCTTGA
- a CDS encoding tetratricopeptide repeat protein encodes MRTASWRIRLAAVLVGAGLVMGGVMWYRQATGWRAAVPVVQPVMPEALAVRVEAAIGEIWAGGEGAKRAAGELARLYHANGFTDEAETVYAVLCERDATDPRWAYGWSELLGTAGRLAESEPLLRHVVTVAPEYGLARRKLADVLLKQGKGTQAKAVYESVLAEAPGDAFALLGLARIAVEEQRWLDARRHLEDVVGRHPMFAGGLSLLATVDDVLGETKRAAEMRRRAEAAGRFRAERDLWAEELLAYCFTSYGLRVAAAATDDAAWSRELLERAAELEPDVAANWQQWGRVLQEAKDWDGAERAYVQGLVAAPNDAQIYQDWVRLAREQRDLAMVFRVVEAGLAQCPDDAGLNYEWGRALVQQERLTEAVGPLERAVALDPYNQTAALELVAVWFRLGEPERAETELLAALERDPDFAPLLEFLVRFHVRGGRRAEAAVALERLAAAPNSTDALRNARQEFTARFGERR; translated from the coding sequence ATGCGCACGGCATCCTGGCGAATCAGATTAGCGGCGGTTCTGGTCGGCGCAGGGTTGGTGATGGGCGGGGTGATGTGGTATCGTCAGGCGACGGGGTGGCGGGCGGCGGTGCCCGTTGTGCAACCGGTGATGCCGGAGGCATTGGCGGTGCGGGTGGAAGCGGCGATCGGCGAAATCTGGGCGGGAGGTGAAGGCGCGAAACGAGCGGCGGGGGAACTGGCGCGACTGTATCACGCCAACGGTTTTACTGACGAGGCGGAAACGGTGTATGCGGTGTTGTGCGAGCGTGATGCCACGGACCCGCGTTGGGCGTATGGTTGGAGTGAGTTGCTTGGCACGGCGGGGCGGTTGGCGGAGAGTGAGCCGCTCCTGCGGCACGTGGTGACCGTGGCACCGGAGTATGGTTTGGCGCGGCGGAAGCTCGCCGACGTGTTGCTCAAACAAGGCAAGGGAACGCAGGCCAAGGCGGTGTATGAATCGGTGTTGGCGGAGGCTCCGGGTGATGCGTTCGCGTTGCTGGGATTGGCGCGCATCGCGGTGGAAGAGCAACGGTGGCTGGACGCGCGGCGACATCTGGAGGACGTGGTCGGCCGACATCCGATGTTTGCGGGCGGATTGAGTTTGTTGGCGACGGTCGACGACGTGTTGGGTGAAACCAAGCGGGCGGCCGAGATGCGTCGGCGGGCGGAGGCGGCCGGCCGGTTTCGGGCGGAGCGTGATCTCTGGGCGGAGGAGTTGTTGGCGTATTGTTTCACGTCGTATGGTCTGCGGGTGGCGGCGGCGGCCACGGATGATGCGGCATGGTCCCGCGAACTGCTGGAGCGGGCCGCGGAACTCGAACCGGACGTGGCGGCAAACTGGCAGCAGTGGGGGCGGGTTTTGCAGGAGGCGAAAGATTGGGACGGGGCAGAACGCGCGTATGTGCAGGGACTGGTCGCGGCGCCGAATGACGCCCAGATTTATCAGGATTGGGTTCGTCTGGCGCGGGAACAGCGTGATCTGGCCATGGTTTTTCGCGTGGTGGAGGCAGGGCTGGCCCAGTGTCCCGATGATGCGGGCTTAAACTATGAATGGGGGCGGGCACTGGTGCAGCAGGAGCGATTGACGGAGGCGGTCGGGCCGTTGGAGCGAGCGGTGGCGCTCGATCCCTATAACCAAACGGCGGCGCTGGAACTGGTCGCGGTGTGGTTTCGCTTGGGCGAGCCGGAGCGGGCGGAGACGGAGCTGCTGGCCGCGTTGGAACGGGATCCGGACTTCGCGCCTCTGCTGGAGTTTTTGGTGCGGTTCCACGTGCGAGGCGGCCGACGAGCGGAGGCGGCGGTGGCACTGGAGCGCTTGGCCGCGGCGCCCAATTCCACCGATGCGTTGCGCAACGCCCGCCAGGAATTCACGGCTCGGTTTGGTGAGCGTCGCTGA
- a CDS encoding LacI family DNA-binding transcriptional regulator, whose protein sequence is MPLTQAHAKRVTIKDVAREAGVHFTTVSLALRDHGSIPERTRARIRTIAENLGYQKNAVFSALTQFHVNGSTAAATPRIAFVANRTFNDATSFHPHLRSFYDGARHQAGVLGYELETIIVAQDRHDSRSLERYLRSHNISGILIASFEPGYDTLSLNWDDYAIVKIDSMHMSPEAVIVANDHRQDIRTTYRQLARRGYRRIGLAVGRADEESTQHRFSAGYLIERGEMMPGDEHNIPPLLFPFNPTREQAVSLLRSWVKHHQLDAVISHHSHIDELLHEAGLRVPRDIACACLCIRDDNTHLTGVRPNNYMIGVKAVSQLATQIRIGERGIPEFSPQTYVRSEWQEGNSAPGGN, encoded by the coding sequence ATGCCCCTTACCCAAGCGCACGCCAAACGGGTGACGATCAAGGACGTTGCCCGCGAAGCCGGCGTCCATTTCACCACCGTCTCGCTGGCCTTGCGCGACCACGGGAGCATTCCCGAAAGAACGCGCGCTCGTATCCGCACCATCGCCGAAAATCTCGGCTATCAGAAGAACGCGGTCTTTTCCGCGCTCACCCAGTTTCACGTCAACGGTTCGACCGCCGCCGCGACCCCGCGCATCGCATTTGTGGCCAATCGCACCTTCAACGATGCGACTTCGTTCCACCCGCATCTACGGTCGTTCTATGACGGGGCCCGGCATCAGGCCGGCGTCCTCGGCTACGAGCTCGAAACCATCATCGTCGCCCAGGATCGCCACGACTCCCGCTCGCTCGAACGCTACCTGCGCAGTCACAATATTTCCGGCATCCTCATCGCCAGTTTCGAACCCGGTTACGATACGCTGTCGTTGAACTGGGACGACTACGCCATTGTGAAGATCGACTCGATGCACATGTCGCCCGAAGCCGTCATCGTGGCCAACGATCACCGGCAGGACATTCGCACCACCTACCGGCAACTGGCCCGGCGCGGTTATCGCCGCATCGGCCTCGCCGTGGGTCGCGCCGACGAGGAGTCGACCCAGCACCGCTTCTCCGCCGGTTACCTCATCGAACGCGGGGAGATGATGCCCGGTGACGAGCATAATATTCCGCCGCTGTTGTTTCCCTTCAACCCCACGCGCGAACAAGCCGTGTCACTCTTACGGAGTTGGGTGAAACACCACCAGCTCGACGCCGTCATTTCCCACCACAGCCACATCGATGAGCTGCTCCACGAGGCCGGTCTGCGCGTGCCCCGCGACATCGCCTGCGCCTGCCTCTGTATTCGCGATGACAATACGCACCTTACCGGGGTGCGTCCCAACAACTACATGATCGGCGTCAAAGCCGTCTCGCAACTCGCCACGCAAATCCGCATCGGCGAACGCGGCATCCCTGAATTCTCTCCCCAAACCTATGTCCGCAGTGAATGGCAAGAAGGCAACTCCGCGCCCGGGGGCAACTAA
- a CDS encoding FG-GAP repeat domain-containing protein, which produces MIFRKKSVALTWSGMAWLILLAGCGREPPTVRRTAEVPPTDTVGLTATRTPLGAALEGKPWIAHVLTSDLDQDGRDDLLVCESRENRISWIRPTATGGFEEITLAESVPAPVHTTVVDLDGDGDLDIVVACMGEVFPNNDRIGSVVVLENDGTQTFTPRVIADHIARVTDVRAADLNGDGRMDLAVAQFGYDQGEVTWMENRGDGRFDRHLLLSLSGAINVEIADMDGDRTPDIVAVVAQQWEEVYLFSNRGHGDFSRKVIFASTNEDFGSSGIRLVDMNRDGRPDVLYSNGDGFDYAEPGSRAWHGVQWLENRGDGFFRFHRIGDLPGAYSPVAIDLNGDGALDVVACSGFNEWSRPEAVALMAFINDGAFNFTPQVLAREPTHLMTLTTAHLDGADAPPVIISGGFHAYPPWDRMSRVMAWRTTVAPEHSEGSSPGR; this is translated from the coding sequence TTGATCTTTCGAAAAAAGTCCGTCGCGCTGACGTGGAGCGGGATGGCCTGGCTGATATTGCTGGCGGGTTGTGGGCGCGAACCGCCGACGGTGCGGCGCACGGCTGAGGTGCCGCCGACGGATACGGTGGGTTTAACCGCGACCAGGACGCCGTTGGGGGCAGCGCTCGAGGGCAAACCGTGGATCGCCCACGTGTTGACCAGCGATCTCGATCAAGATGGCCGAGATGACTTGTTGGTATGCGAATCGCGGGAGAATCGCATCAGCTGGATTCGCCCGACCGCCACCGGCGGTTTTGAGGAAATCACGCTCGCGGAATCTGTTCCGGCGCCGGTGCACACCACGGTGGTTGACCTCGATGGCGATGGCGACCTCGACATCGTGGTGGCGTGCATGGGCGAGGTGTTTCCCAACAACGACCGCATCGGCTCGGTCGTGGTGCTGGAGAATGACGGGACGCAAACCTTTACTCCCCGCGTCATCGCCGATCACATCGCCCGCGTTACCGATGTGCGGGCGGCGGACCTCAACGGTGATGGTCGCATGGACCTGGCGGTGGCCCAGTTTGGCTACGATCAGGGCGAAGTGACCTGGATGGAGAACCGGGGCGATGGACGGTTCGATCGCCATCTTTTGTTGAGTTTGTCCGGCGCGATCAATGTCGAGATCGCCGACATGGATGGTGATCGCACCCCGGATATTGTCGCGGTGGTCGCCCAGCAATGGGAGGAGGTTTACCTGTTCAGCAACCGCGGCCACGGCGATTTTTCCCGCAAGGTGATCTTCGCCTCCACCAACGAGGACTTCGGCAGCAGTGGTATCCGCCTGGTGGATATGAACCGTGACGGCCGGCCCGATGTGCTTTACAGCAACGGCGATGGTTTCGACTACGCCGAACCGGGATCGCGCGCCTGGCACGGCGTGCAGTGGTTGGAAAACCGGGGCGATGGTTTCTTCCGGTTTCATCGCATCGGCGATTTGCCCGGAGCCTACAGTCCGGTCGCGATTGATCTGAATGGCGACGGCGCGCTCGATGTCGTTGCCTGCAGTGGGTTCAACGAATGGAGCCGTCCCGAGGCCGTGGCATTGATGGCGTTCATCAACGATGGTGCGTTCAATTTTACCCCGCAGGTGTTGGCGCGCGAGCCCACCCATTTGATGACGCTCACGACGGCGCACCTGGATGGTGCGGACGCGCCTCCGGTGATCATCAGTGGGGGCTTCCATGCCTATCCACCGTGGGACCGCATGAGTCGGGTGATGGCTTGGCGGACCACGGTCGCGCCCGAGCACAGCGAGGGATCATCGCCGGGCCGGTAG
- a CDS encoding FKBP-type peptidyl-prolyl cis-trans isomerase, giving the protein MKPLYLVAAIAVISVVINIGVLLRPKPVDKPHPVAAPPAAPAPTVPTGPLNAYAALGSYVAASNRIPDLDWNDAQFNAFAAGLRSCYEGRPVPFNDAAERLREEINTKVQAILGETGTGDDPLGLYFAKLRAEENVQRTDSGLHYRLTEPGHGDAPATDATVLISYAGRLPTGESLQTFQATRLKVKLSDVLPGLREGITLMRPAGKALLYLPPDLSFANGNWPAEIPRGAPIILFVELHYVSAE; this is encoded by the coding sequence ATGAAACCCCTCTACCTTGTCGCTGCCATCGCGGTCATTTCCGTGGTCATCAACATCGGTGTGCTACTGCGCCCGAAACCGGTTGATAAACCGCACCCCGTCGCGGCACCGCCAGCTGCCCCCGCCCCGACCGTGCCCACCGGTCCGCTCAACGCCTACGCGGCGCTCGGCTCCTACGTCGCCGCCAGCAACCGTATCCCGGACCTCGATTGGAACGATGCCCAATTCAACGCCTTCGCCGCCGGGTTGCGCTCCTGTTACGAAGGCCGACCCGTGCCGTTCAATGATGCCGCCGAACGGTTGCGCGAGGAGATCAATACCAAGGTTCAGGCCATCCTCGGCGAAACCGGCACCGGCGACGATCCGCTGGGCCTTTACTTCGCCAAACTACGGGCCGAGGAAAACGTGCAACGCACCGACTCCGGTCTGCACTACCGACTGACCGAACCAGGTCACGGCGACGCGCCTGCGACCGATGCCACCGTCCTGATCAGCTACGCCGGACGCCTGCCGACCGGCGAATCGCTCCAAACATTTCAAGCCACGCGGTTGAAAGTAAAGTTGTCCGATGTGCTGCCGGGACTACGCGAGGGCATCACGCTCATGCGTCCCGCCGGCAAAGCCCTGCTTTACCTGCCCCCCGACCTATCGTTTGCCAACGGCAACTGGCCGGCCGAAATTCCCCGCGGTGCCCCGATCATCCTGTTCGTGGAACTTCACTACGTGTCGGCGGAGTGA
- a CDS encoding FG-GAP-like repeat-containing protein — protein MFPHRACPLWSVLFAAIATAQSPAEFAATPLAPRSRAPDAHGPMFTPLSPAETGIDAPNAYDDPLMWSRHYREFSIGAIGTGLAAGDVDGDGRPDLFIVNKCGPNRLYRNLGDFRFEDITATAGVAGPTEPEYWQQGAAFADIDNDGDLDLHVCRWNAPNLLYLNDGTGHFTEEAAARGLAVTTASSQIHFADMDNDGDLDAYLQTNLLNGEARPNGEPDFFFANDGTGHFTDITAEIGVSGDTQGHSATWWDYDGDGYLDLYVANDFKDPDTLYHNDYFLNAGRPDPAELKRRRDASRAERRQRLADGLPPRFGRRLENTLSYVVPHTPHSSMGADFGDLDNDGRMDLVIADMAATSREKSQRGMASIRANMPAMNHHPGVAPQLMRNAVYLNRHDGRMHEVAHLTGLAASDWTWTVRLEDFDNDGHTDAFFTNGMVRELHNTDITSRMQRSESMSQRTRIMRATPPLAEANLAFRNLGDLAFADVSKEWGLNHLGVSFGAVTADFDGDGDLDLVFSNYDAPATVLRNDSATGHRVTISLRGGKLRQSSANAVATLLDTGTYSPGMGSANAQGIGATVTIRTSVGSQTRTLITQRGYLSSQQPLLHFGLGDATTIDSLTIKWGQGDPDVYTNLPVDQHFTITQQTRHSMTMSYADGPTLFHDSAPDFGLQVTSVEDNTAPFPQATELPFRVDRFGPGVAVGDINGDGIDDVIVGGTVGHPGEVRSSIAPREWAPSNFTLFSGTTATADAQPLLVEINGDGHLDLLLPQTGTARPAGDPAYQPHAFLNDGLGGFDRASADLLPSLPLSVGAAVAADFDRDGHMDVFLGARQIPGRYPQPADSALLLHRAGRFINATATHAPMLAGIGLVTSALATDVDDDGWLDLLLARDWGTVVYLHNDAGQGFTDQSDAAGFSAAGAGWWNSLAAADFNGDGRMDYAVGNLGLNTPYVAPVTMLHGPFAPDGTDLLIETVSEGGQLYPRRSLTVLGAQIPALKRQFRHHDDYAVTPLTDMLDAATLAAATRFTATELRSGVFLSQADGTHEFRALPRFAQIAPTYGLVTADFNGDTFTDLAGGQNLYNVRPETGRFDGGLGFILHGDGQGGFTVEEQNQPTIPHDAKGLALIDLHRFGRPQLYVTRNNDSTMAINAGYRQGMGVQLLGPPANPTGVGTRITVVYADDHRTMSEVAAGGGHRSQSTATAFLSYDAETPPREIIFRWPNGTSNTLPWPTEPPRILKVRIP, from the coding sequence ATGTTTCCCCATCGCGCCTGCCCCCTTTGGAGCGTGCTGTTCGCCGCCATCGCGACCGCGCAATCGCCCGCCGAGTTCGCCGCCACCCCGTTGGCTCCCCGCTCGCGCGCACCCGACGCGCACGGTCCGATGTTCACCCCGCTCTCCCCGGCTGAGACTGGCATCGACGCGCCCAACGCTTACGACGATCCACTCATGTGGAGTCGGCACTACCGCGAGTTTTCGATCGGCGCCATCGGCACGGGTCTCGCCGCCGGAGACGTCGATGGTGACGGCCGACCCGACTTGTTCATCGTCAATAAGTGCGGCCCCAACCGCCTTTACCGCAACCTCGGTGACTTCCGCTTCGAGGACATCACCGCCACCGCCGGAGTGGCCGGTCCCACCGAACCCGAATACTGGCAACAGGGCGCCGCCTTCGCCGACATCGACAACGACGGCGACCTCGATCTCCACGTCTGCCGGTGGAACGCCCCCAACCTCCTCTACCTCAACGACGGCACCGGCCACTTCACCGAGGAAGCCGCCGCCCGCGGGCTCGCCGTTACCACCGCCTCCTCGCAAATCCATTTCGCCGACATGGACAATGACGGCGACCTCGACGCCTACCTGCAGACCAATCTGCTCAACGGCGAAGCCCGCCCCAACGGCGAACCCGACTTCTTCTTCGCCAACGACGGCACCGGTCACTTCACCGACATCACCGCCGAGATCGGCGTGAGCGGCGACACCCAGGGCCACTCCGCCACGTGGTGGGACTACGACGGCGACGGCTACCTCGATCTCTACGTCGCCAACGACTTCAAGGATCCCGACACCCTCTACCACAACGACTACTTCCTCAACGCCGGCCGACCCGACCCCGCTGAACTCAAACGCCGCAGGGACGCCTCGCGAGCGGAGCGACGCCAACGCCTGGCCGACGGCCTGCCACCGCGCTTCGGACGGCGCCTTGAAAACACCCTGTCCTACGTCGTCCCCCACACCCCGCACTCGTCCATGGGCGCTGACTTCGGCGACCTCGACAACGACGGCCGCATGGACCTTGTCATCGCCGACATGGCCGCCACCTCCCGCGAAAAATCGCAACGCGGCATGGCCAGCATTCGCGCCAACATGCCGGCGATGAACCATCACCCCGGCGTGGCGCCCCAACTCATGCGCAACGCCGTCTACCTCAACCGCCACGACGGTCGCATGCATGAGGTCGCCCACCTCACCGGATTGGCCGCCTCGGACTGGACGTGGACCGTGCGTCTGGAAGACTTCGACAACGACGGCCACACCGACGCCTTCTTCACCAACGGCATGGTGCGGGAACTGCACAACACCGACATCACCTCCCGTATGCAGCGCTCGGAAAGCATGAGCCAGCGCACCCGCATCATGCGCGCCACGCCCCCGCTCGCGGAAGCCAACCTCGCCTTCCGCAACCTCGGCGATCTCGCCTTCGCCGACGTATCCAAAGAATGGGGACTTAATCACCTCGGCGTGTCCTTCGGGGCGGTCACCGCCGACTTCGACGGCGACGGCGACCTCGATCTGGTGTTCTCCAACTACGACGCCCCGGCCACCGTGCTGCGCAACGACAGCGCGACCGGCCATCGTGTCACCATCAGCCTGCGAGGGGGAAAACTGCGGCAGTCATCGGCCAATGCGGTGGCGACCCTGCTCGACACCGGAACATATAGTCCGGGTATGGGCAGCGCCAACGCGCAGGGCATCGGCGCCACGGTCACGATCAGGACATCCGTCGGCTCACAGACCCGCACCCTGATCACGCAGCGCGGTTACCTCTCCTCGCAGCAGCCGCTGCTACACTTCGGTCTCGGCGACGCGACGACGATCGACTCTCTCACCATCAAGTGGGGCCAGGGCGACCCGGACGTTTATACCAATCTGCCGGTCGATCAGCACTTCACGATCACGCAACAAACCCGCCACAGCATGACCATGAGTTACGCGGACGGCCCCACGCTCTTCCACGACTCCGCCCCCGACTTCGGCCTCCAGGTCACCTCCGTCGAAGACAACACCGCGCCTTTCCCACAAGCGACCGAACTGCCTTTCCGCGTCGACCGCTTCGGACCCGGCGTGGCCGTCGGCGACATCAATGGCGACGGCATCGACGACGTGATCGTCGGGGGCACGGTCGGACACCCGGGCGAAGTGCGCAGCTCCATTGCGCCCCGCGAATGGGCGCCGTCCAACTTCACGCTGTTCAGCGGCACCACCGCCACCGCCGACGCCCAGCCCCTGCTCGTCGAAATCAACGGCGACGGTCATCTCGACTTGCTGCTGCCCCAAACCGGCACCGCCCGACCCGCCGGCGACCCGGCCTACCAACCGCACGCGTTTCTCAACGATGGTCTCGGCGGCTTCGATCGTGCGTCGGCCGATCTGCTCCCGTCCTTGCCGCTCAGTGTCGGCGCGGCCGTGGCGGCCGACTTCGATCGCGATGGCCACATGGATGTGTTTCTCGGCGCCCGCCAGATTCCCGGACGCTATCCGCAACCGGCCGACAGTGCGCTGCTGCTCCATCGGGCGGGTCGCTTCATCAACGCCACTGCCACCCACGCTCCCATGCTCGCCGGCATCGGACTCGTGACTTCCGCGCTCGCCACCGATGTCGACGACGACGGCTGGCTCGACCTGTTGCTCGCCCGCGATTGGGGCACGGTGGTGTATCTCCACAACGACGCCGGCCAAGGTTTCACCGATCAATCCGACGCCGCCGGATTCAGCGCCGCCGGTGCGGGTTGGTGGAACTCGCTCGCCGCCGCCGATTTCAACGGCGACGGCCGCATGGACTACGCCGTCGGCAATCTCGGTCTCAACACGCCCTACGTCGCTCCCGTCACCATGCTGCATGGCCCCTTCGCCCCCGACGGCACCGACCTGCTGATCGAAACCGTGTCGGAAGGCGGACAACTCTACCCCCGTCGTTCGCTCACCGTGCTGGGCGCGCAGATTCCAGCTCTCAAACGACAGTTCCGCCATCACGACGATTACGCCGTCACCCCGCTCACCGATATGCTCGACGCAGCCACCTTGGCGGCCGCCACGCGCTTCACCGCCACGGAGCTGCGCAGCGGGGTGTTTTTGAGCCAGGCCGACGGCACGCACGAGTTCCGAGCCTTGCCACGCTTCGCGCAGATTGCGCCGACCTACGGACTCGTCACCGCCGACTTCAACGGCGACACCTTCACCGATCTCGCCGGAGGGCAAAACCTCTACAACGTTCGCCCGGAAACCGGACGCTTTGACGGCGGCCTGGGCTTCATTCTCCACGGTGACGGCCAAGGTGGATTCACTGTCGAAGAACAGAATCAACCCACCATCCCGCACGACGCCAAGGGCCTCGCCTTGATCGACCTCCACCGTTTTGGTCGGCCGCAACTCTATGTCACCCGCAACAACGACAGCACCATGGCGATCAACGCCGGTTATCGGCAAGGCATGGGCGTCCAACTCCTCGGTCCGCCCGCCAACCCCACCGGCGTGGGCACGCGCATCACGGTCGTCTACGCCGATGATCACCGGACCATGAGCGAAGTCGCGGCCGGCGGCGGCCATCGCAGCCAGTCCACCGCCACGGCGTTCCTGAGCTACGATGCCGAAACTCCGCCACGCGAGATCATCTTTCGTTGGCCCAACGGCACCTCCAACACCTTGCCTTGGCCCACCGAACCACCCCGCATTCTAAAAGTCCGCATCCCCTGA